The genomic window TTGGCACCCATTGAGCGGAGGAGCCTCTCTGTGTGGTCCCTGCTGCAGTGTGGCTCAGTAACGGCCGTAGTACCTTCCGCTTGAATCCCCGCCAGCAGAATCGCACTCTTAACCTGAGCGCTGGCAACTGAGAGAGAATGTTCACATCCCCTTAGCTCTCCTCCAGATATGCACATTGGAAGAAGTGAATCCTGGCGAGCCGATATGCTTGCCCCCATCTCTTTCAAAGGGGTAACGACTCTCTTCATGGGCCTGCCTGACAGAGAATCATCTCCAAAGAGAACGTGAAAACCTCTCTTTCCCGAAAGAATTCCGGCCATCAGTCTAGCTGTAGTCCCGGAATTCCCGCAGTCAAGAGGCCTAGACGATTCTCTCCACGAAGCCGAAGATATTTCCATTCTGTCGAAACCACCTCTGAAGCTCCCTCCAAGTTCACCGATCATTCTAAACGTTCTAAAGGTATCTTCGCTTTCAAGTAAATTATGAACGACACTAACGTCGCTGCACATAGAGCACATCATCAGAGCCCTGTGAGAAATCGATTTATCCGGAGGTACAACAACTTCTCCGACAACTTTCTTTGAAGGCAGCAATCTCATCTTTTCCTCCCAACCTATCAAGTGAGCGAAAGCTCGGCGGCACCGGCCAGTTCTTCGAGACTATTCATGAGCTTTTCAAACTCGCCGAAACTGAGACTTTGTTTGCTGTCGGAAAGCGCCTTCTCCGGCCTTGGATGAACCTCAACTTCGATACCGTTGGCTCCGACCGCCAGAGCGGCTCTAGAGAGTGGTATTATCAAGTCTCTTCTCCCGGAGGCGTGGCTTGGATCAACGATGATCGGCAGAGGCGATTGCAGCTTTATTAGAGGTACGGCAGAGATGTCCAGCGTGTTCCTAGTGGCTGTCTCGAAGGTCCTGATTCCCCTTTCACAAAGTATTATCGACATATTTCCCCTCGAAGCGATGTACTCTGCGGAAAGAAGAAGTTCTTCGACCGTATTCATGAAACCCTTCTTCAAAAGAATAGGCTTACTCTTTTCGGCCACCTTCTGTATAAGCTGAAAGTTCTGCGAGTTTCTCGCGCCAATTTGCTGTATGTCGCTCATTTCACAGACAGCTTCAAGCGTCCCTTCACCGGTTACCTCGGTCACTGTCTTGAGGCCATAATGATCTGCGGCTTCTCTCAGGTATCTCAAACCAATCTCTCCGAGTCCCTGAAAAGAGTACGGTGAAGTCCTCGGCTTGAAGGCTCCACCTCTGATTATCCTGACTCCCATTTCCGAAAGAAAGGCGGCGCTCTCTTCTATCATAGGTCGATCTTCAACCGCGCAAGGACCGGCCATGACTATGAACTTGCCTTCTCCTACCGACAAATCCCCAATCTCCACTGAAATATCTTTACTGTGAAACTCTCTCGATACGAGCTTGAAAGGCTTGAGAACACGCACGACCTGCTCAACACATTCAAGAGCCTCAAAGCGTTCCACCGACATATACCTGTCGTCTCCAATCACACCTATTACTAC from Mesotoga sp. UBA6090 includes these protein-coding regions:
- the aroF gene encoding 3-deoxy-7-phosphoheptulonate synthase, coding for MVVVLKRGTGEEEIEQVESLSESLNLSCHVSRGMERVVIGVIGDDRYMSVERFEALECVEQVVRVLKPFKLVSREFHSKDISVEIGDLSVGEGKFIVMAGPCAVEDRPMIEESAAFLSEMGVRIIRGGAFKPRTSPYSFQGLGEIGLRYLREAADHYGLKTVTEVTGEGTLEAVCEMSDIQQIGARNSQNFQLIQKVAEKSKPILLKKGFMNTVEELLLSAEYIASRGNMSIILCERGIRTFETATRNTLDISAVPLIKLQSPLPIIVDPSHASGRRDLIIPLSRAALAVGANGIEVEVHPRPEKALSDSKQSLSFGEFEKLMNSLEELAGAAELSLT